A window of Hevea brasiliensis isolate MT/VB/25A 57/8 chromosome 14, ASM3005281v1, whole genome shotgun sequence contains these coding sequences:
- the LOC131173449 gene encoding disease resistance protein RUN1-like → MASSSSSAPPCKYDVFISFRGKDIRKRFLSHLFVALERKQINAFLDENLDKGEDISPALLKIIQESSLSIVIFSENYADSPWCLDELVKILECKETLGQMVRPVFYEVDPTDVQEPRGKFKEAFDIAKRGEQVKGSLQKVDKWKHALMEVSNLSGWDSRDKYVNYIFKLLFTVVF, encoded by the coding sequence ATGGCTTCTAGTTCTTCATCAGCACCTCCCTGCAAATATGATGTTTTTATTAGTTTTAGAGGCAAAGATATCCGTAAGCGTTTTCTGTCCCATCTCTTTGTTGCTTTGGAGCGAAAACAAATCAACGCCTTCTTGGATGAAAACCTTGATAAAGGAGAAGATATCTCACCAGCTCTCTTGAAAATAATCCAGGAGTCAAGTCTCTCAATAGTCATTTTTTCTGAAAATTATGCAGATTCTCCATGGTGCTTGGATGAGCTTGTGAAGATACTCGAATGCAAGGAAACTTTAGGACAAATGGTCCGACCAGTTTTTTATGAAGTAGATCCAACTGACGTTCAAGAGCCGAGAGGAAAATTTAAGGAGGCATTTGATATTGCTAAGCGTGGAGAACAAGTTAAAGGCAGTTTACAAAAGGTGGACAAATGGAAGCATGCTTTAATGGAAGTAAGCAACTTATCAGGATGGGATTCACGAGATAAGTATGttaattacatttttaaattaCTCTTTACTGTAGTTTTCTAA
- the LOC131172704 gene encoding TMV resistance protein N-like: protein MSKSDDSYDRNLIGIESRVEKVKRLLNDKQVVGIWGMGGIGKTTIAKEVFHRNKNKFDAYHFVDKQPLCEDALNSRRKIFIVYDDVNDPIHLKSLAKKWDSYGEGSRIIVTSRDLQVLKNVCSSECIYEVEQLCNSEDLELFSLHAFKQNNPKEGFVELSKKVITYAGGNPLALIVLGSHLFGMEIEEWKSELENLKGQSLKNIQDVLRISYDGLERNEKKIFLDIVCFFKWNPKDDVQKMLKACGFSPEGPIRRLINKSLIRITFDVV from the coding sequence ATGTCTAAAAGTGATGATTCTTATGATCGCAACTTGATTGGAATTGAATCGCGTGTGGAAAAAGTAAAACGGTTGTTGAATGATAAGCAAGTTGTAGGAATTTGGGGGATGGGAGGCATTGGTAAAACCACAATTGCAAAAGAAGTATTTCATCGAAACAAGAATAAATTTGATGCTTATCACTTTGTTGACAAGCAACCATTATGTGAAGACGCATTAAATAGCAGAAGGAAGATATTCATTGTTTATGATGATGTAAATGATCCGATCCATTTAAAAAGTTTAGCAAAAAAATGGGATTCATACGGTGAGGGAAGTAGAATCATTGTAACTAGTAGAGACTTGCAAGTACTTAAAAATGTTTGTTCAAGTGAATGCATATATGAGGTTGAGCAATTATGTAACTCTGAAGATCTTGAACTCTTTAGCTTGCATGCTTTCAAACAAAATAATCCCAAGGAGGGATTTGTGGAGCTATCAAAGAAAGTGATAACCTATGCTGGAGGCAATCCATTAGCTCTTATAGTCTTGGGATCTCATTTATTTGGTATGGAGATAgaagaatggaagagtgaattGGAAAATTTGAAAGGTCAATCTCTTAAGAATATTCAAGATGTTTTGAGAATAAGTTATGATGGGCTAGAGaggaatgaaaagaaaatatttcTTGATATTGTATGTTTCTTCAAATGGAACCCAAAAGATGATGTTCAGAAAATGTTAAAAGCATGCGGTTTCTCTCCAGAAGGTCCAATACGTCGCCTAATTAATAAATCTCTCATACGTATCACTTTTGATGTCGTA
- the LOC131173447 gene encoding probable WRKY transcription factor 19: protein MGKDIVNEECEQPGGRSRLWNYEDISHVLTTDTGTQNVEAILLNMQNNSKLEVSSTAFMKMCNLRFLKVTDDSTVGEVLLPNSLEFLPQKLRYLYLINYPLESLPLEFWPKNLVQLHMPFSNLRQLWNEDKPLGNLKLMDLSNSIYLTRIPNLSSVAPNLEFLYLEACSSLVEIPSLQNLSKLTVLNLCWCLEVTDSPEIPCNIRILTLDGTAIEQLPSSIEHLSQLVKLSLNECIEVVSLPSSICKLKHLEELSLYECSSLVSLPSSIGELKCLEELCLDECSNLTSLPESTKQLLKLKRLNLRDCESLKCLPELPSCLEYLHATDCISLESASTSFLFLEHEDESEEADESEAADENEDADICEREDFFKDCKFLDFGNCVNLDKNKVMEDALKAHLLGQKVILYIEGGEVPEGMSYKNKSGSSLSFRLNRRHLIAFSFCVVLHPTEYYRNPDSIKCRVDFIDESGYSHSRDLFLYYYGGLDEDDDLDFKDSPEHVLLSFSDNKFGYVDEECFIEASFQFSIADAVELITECGVHPIYSRNKKRSRNEEHLDDKEHKRPLQILREEE, encoded by the exons ATGGGCAAGGATATTGTCAATGAGGAATGTGAACAGCCTGGAGGACGCAGCAGGTTGTGGAATTATGAAGATATTAGTCATGTATTAACGACGGATACG GGAACTCAAAATGTTGAAGCCATATTACTTAACATGCAAAACAACAGTAAATTGGAGGTAAGTTCCACGGCCTTCATGAAGATGTGCAATCTTAGATTCCTAAAAGTCACGGATGATTCCACAGTAGGCGAAGTGCTCCTTCCTAACAGCTTGGAATTTCTTCCACAAAAGCTAAGATATCTTTACTTGATTAATTATCCTCTAGAGTCTTTGCCATTAGAGTTTTGGCCAAAGAATCTTGTACAGCTTCATATGCCTTTTAGCAACCTCAGACAACTGTGGAATGAAGATAAG CCTcttggaaatttgaaattaatggaCCTCAGCAACTCTATTTACCTGACCAGGATTCCAAACTTGTCTAGTGTTGCCCCAAATCTCGAGTTTTTATATTTGGAAGCATGTTCGAGTTTGGTTGAAATTCCCTCTCTTCAAAATCTGAGCAAGCTTACCGTACTAAATCTATGTTGGTGCCTTGAGGTCACAGATTCTCCAGAGATTCCTTGTAATATAAGGATTCTAACTTTAGATGGAACTGCAATAGAACAACTGCCCTCATCAATTGAGCATCTATCTCAGCTTGTCAAATTGTCCTTGAATGAGTGTATAGAAGTAGTGAGTCTTCCAAGCAGCATTTGcaaattgaaacatcttgaagaaCTCTCTCTCTATGAATGTTCAAGCCTCGTGAGTCTTCCTAGCAGCATAGGTGAGTTGAAATGTCTTGAAGAACTTTGTCTCGATGAATGCTCAAATTTGACAAGTCTTCCAGAAAGCACCAAACAACTTCTGAAGTTGAAACgacttaatttaagagattgcgaGAGTCTAAAATGCTTACCAGAGCTTCCATCATGCTTAGAATACTTACATGCAACAGATTGCATCTCTCTGGAATCTGCATcaacttctttccttttcttagAACATGAAGATGAAAGTGAAGAAGCAGATGAAAGTGAAGCAGCAGATGAAAATGAAGATGCGGATATATGTGAAAGAGAAGATTTTTTTAAAGATTGCaaatttcttgattttggtaATTGCGTTAATCTGGATAAGAATAAAGTTATGGAGGATGCATTGAAAGCACATCTTTTGGGTCAGAAAGTTATATTATATATTGAAGGAGGTGAAGTGCCAGAAGGGATGAGTTATAAGAATAAAAGTGGATCCTCGCTTTCATTCAGACTTAACCGTCGTCACTTAATTGCCTTTTCTTTCTGCGTTGTTCTTCATCCCACAGAATATTATCGTAATCCAGACAGCATTAAATGCAGAGTGGATTTCATAGATGAATCTGGATACAGCCATAGCCGTGATTTGTTTTTATATTACTATGGGGGTTTGGATGAGGATGATGATTTGGATTTTAAGGATTCACCAGAACACGTATTGCTTTCTTTCAGTGATAATAAATTCGGCTATGTTGATGAAGAGTGTTTCATTGAGGCCTCATTTCAGTTCTCCATTGCAGATGCCGTGGAGTTAATTACTGAGTGTGGGGTTCATCCTATATATAGTAGAAATAAAAAGAGAAGCAGAAATGAAGAGCATTTGGATGACAAGGAACACAAACGACCTCTTCAAATattaagagaagaagaataa